Below is a genomic region from Tenrec ecaudatus isolate mTenEca1 chromosome 15, mTenEca1.hap1, whole genome shotgun sequence.
ACCCAGAGTCCTCAGGGAGAACGGCATTCCTGTTGGTCGGATCACCCAGGGAGCAGGCGAGTTCATGGTCACATTCCCCTATGGATACCACGCTGGCTTCAATCACGGTTTCAACTGTGCGGAATTCATCAACTTTGCCACCCTGCGCTGGGTTAATTACGGTAAAGCTGCTTCTCAGTGCAGCTGTGGGGAAGCCAGGGTCACATTTCCCATGGACGCCTTCGTGCGCATTCTGCAACCCGAGCGCTATGAGCTGTGGAAACACGGCAGGGACCGCACCTCCTTGGACCACGTGGAACCCACAGCACTGACCAGCCCGGAGTGGACGGCCTGGAAGGTAGCCAGGACTCGTGCAATGGTCAAGGGGCGTCTGCGGTCCTTTAAGCCACGCAGGGCCAGGCGTCGCTCTCTGACTCTGGCAGCagacagtgggcttgggggctgtgcactggtaTGTCCTCGTCCCACAACCCACTCCTGGGCAGACAGCTCTACTGTACAGCCTGAGGACCCTACCTGCATGGGTTGCAGTCCTACAGGATCCAGTGTCTCCCTACTTCCCACCTCAGTTCCATCTGCCCAGTATCTCCAGGCTTCACCAAAGGGTACTCGCACTAGGCGTCCTCGGGACTCCGATGCCCACCAGCAGTCTGTCAAGTCCAGGGCCAAGAGTCAcacagcaagcacatttgtacacctgcCCACACAGGCATTGCATGAGAATCAACAATCAACAGATGACTCTGGCCCTCGGAGATTTGAGATCCAGCATGCTGTTAAAGCTTCTGGGTGCTGCTGTGACCCCGATCTTCAGCCCTTGGGACCCCCCACTGAATCCTGATTCTCTGATGCACCCTGGCCCCTGCCTGAAGTCACTGGACAACATCTCAGTGAATCTCCCGGACATGCTTGTGCTGAGTCCTCCTAATGAGTCTTTGACTTCTAAAACATTCCCCAGCTATGCCTCTGTGCACAGTATGGCACCTCTGGACCCCCTTGGTGCTATTGCTATGGACCCCCTTAAACTTCTATAGTCCTGCCCTCAGATGAGGTTCTGCAAATCTACTTACATAGATCCTTGGAGACAGACTCGATGGAACTTCACTTCCTAAATCCTGAAAGGTTGTCACCAGCAAAGATCTTCTTGTGAGTTTAGCTAAACTGCAGTTTTTGTCAAATGTgattgtcccttggactatctctcaCCTTCAGGAAACAAAGACACACCCAGCCAATCTTCAACATGGGAACTGTAATCTGTGGTGATTTAATTGTAATTGTAATCTGTGGTGATCCTTGACCTCTCAGTGCCATGTTGATAGGTTGCCTAATACTTGCTCAGACTATGGACTCCACTAAAATGTGTTCTAAGGACTCACAGACCAACTGGATATATGTGTGTCCCTTGATTCTTCCTAGGCTTGGGAGTTGTCCTTGAAAAGAACTCCCTGCGCAGAAATCATTAAACCCATTGCTTTCCAGCGTGTCTCTCCACGTGGCAATCTCAGTGATCAAGACCCACTGTTTCAAAGTTGGACTTGGGGCTAATATTTAAGGAGGCCcattgccaagtctttctttgataatgcaggaggtgggttcaaactgctaacctagtCCTCACAAAAATTGGAGCCAACATTGGACGATGCTCAGACTCTGAGGCTCAATCCATCTGCACTTCCGAAGCGCTGACCCGGTCTTCTACCAGTGGTCACAACTGTACCTTCTAatgaaattcaagcctttaacacactCCAATAATTCTGACGTGGCCACCCTTCAACCCACCAACCAAGCAATTGCTTACGTAGAAACTGCACCTTTGAATGAATGATGTCTGTTGCTGTTTGGGGATCAAGGATACCTATTTGTgattattaatttcattgttcttagtgtgtatctgaaaggaaataaaatacctTAAAACGCATTCGGAAAGTTTGACTATGAGAGGTATGTGAAAAACAAAGTGACTCATCACATagccagagagaaagaagtaGCTAGGTCCCAATGAATTCACCAAACAGTCTGTCCTTGTACCCAGAGTAGTCCATgagggaatggaagaaaattgtacaacaaaacaccaccacagcaaaacaaaaagtcaaatgATGGGGAGAGCTACTGCCCAGAGTTCCCATCTAATCATTGAGCTGAAATTACTCCTGGAGTCACCTTTTCATGAAATCACACATTGGCATTGACTTGGGACTCCATTTCCCAGAAACTCTTGATACCCCTGTTGGTATTGTCTCTTCAACTCATGTATTTAAAAGCCTGTTTTCAGGTCTGCAGCCAGAAAAAATAAGCATCAGAGAGCCTGTCATGGAAGGTAGTGTGgcaaattttctctctttcttgaaagactcttaaaaattttttttctctacaggaacccatcccctgcccccacccaattGCTTAATCAAAAGAGGTAACAGAAAACTCACTTTAGAAACTCCACAAATTTCTTATTCATCAGCTCTAGCCATTACTCTGAGtgattataaaaggagaaaaagtaaaactgaaacagatatggattagtttttatttaatttgtttcAAACAAACACCAGTTTTAGGCCCaagtatttataatttaccatAGTCAAAGCTGCATGGAACTATGAGACATAGAAGAAATTCAGATATGTTTGTATTGCATTTAGAACAAACACTTATCCTTTGAAAGATCTAGATTTTAGATTGACCAATAAGCCCCAAAACTGTTTATTGTGCCCTCCACCTGCATTGCTGACACCGCTCTCAGGAAACTATTTTAGTCAGGCTTCCTTCAAGATGTTTGTGGTTTTCTGCTACAGTATCCCTGGGGAATAAACATCATCCTCTGAAATTAGTAAGGTTagtacagaaaagaaagagacacaggataaataaaatactatttaaacatgaaacaaaactttaaaaatgtataattagCCATGATACTTAAAGCAGCCTGGTACGATGGTATATATGAATACCAAaggattagaattgagaacctagatatacaaccaagtacctatagACACCTAATTTTTTTTGACACCTAATCTTTCACAAAGGACTAAAAcccattaagtggagagcaggtacccatttcaacaaatggtgttggaaaaactggatttccatctgcaaaagaatggaaCAAGGTCCATACCTCACATCATAcgcaaaaatgaactcaatataGATCCAACACCTACATACTAATCCTCGACCACACAACCAAACAATGAAATTTAGGGACAAACTTGAGGGTATTTAAGCAAGGTATAAACacacctatagaagcagacattcctattggctctatttcttcccgctgcagcatccaatccctctcataccttcctccagtaCCAGATGGGCCTAAGAGGATTTTATCCCCCATGCctgaattaaaaatgttttccataaacctgaatttttggctatcttaattggatcatgaagtttcacatagacagctttcaatgtatagaaaataaccatgtcgcccatgtggctcttttgaattttattataaaacaaaagggggaattgtgggaaacagaaagatgtctcccaagcctcccacaaatatatgttagacttaggacactgcttgcagctaatggtaaatgatttgccagatacctccctgaaggcagtcagttgccagactactgtctggtcccaccacaagtagaacccactccctgctgttaaggacagtggGCTACTTCTCTCTAAAGGCTTGTGGCCATCAGTTTAGTCCCTTCATGGCGGGTTTACAACCTActcataatggtttctatagtgatccagagaacagatcaaaccagaTCAGCAACATCCAAAGTTagtctgccatgctgaatctaggatctgcccacatTGTCGCATGTATATTcctagtccctcctcttcctattgcgtggatacccctaaaACACCCccatcccattactgtattacctatagcacaaccctttcctgtgacatatgtcttcacctgtaattagggggttcACATGTcccaagagaatataaaagccttggtagcAATAAATATTGCGTTCTCTCCACATGGATCGCCagctgaggctgaggtgagcatgtgagcatgccaccatgaaatgtgtctgactccattatttcaatctctgttctatctctcatgctctctataactttactataatctttacttattatcactgtacagttgcgcctactggacccgtgatgatgtgttaggggctggtttccctcacaaagcaggaaactggctaaggcaattgcactctggtccaaccatcacaaagcaacagaccagagaactataaaggcaaggttcacagagccatttatctctcagcctttcattaatgctacatgtgtttattggccaggttgtcacaatgaaatttaactatatcaagggttacacagaaatcagttacattccaatcactttAGCATTAATTGATATGTCCAAAATCTTGACCCTTTAGTCTGttgtaatagtccagtcactagtGTATAAAATGCTCAGTGATAATAGCATCCCAGATTGTcccttagacagcatcagcaatggtagAAGTGTCTCAGTAGGCAGCAATTGCTATTCTCACGAGTCTGTGAGGCGTTGATGCTTTGGGTAACCAGTAACAGGACAGAGGTCTTTGGACTGCTTGGGCTGTCTCAGGTCACATCATCAactgcctttcttctgggccttgctggctgaagagaaatccatctatctcctttgcttctgaaaaggtaaacaaatagcccctccttTTGGGCAATTAACAGTGTGGAAACAGAATCGTGGTTAAGATTTGGTGTTttcctccttcaatgcatgaatatttcctTCTATCAAATTGGCGTTCTAtgctgctcaccctcccaacacaaccgctgaagacaaagtgggtgaacaagcaaatgtggtgaagaaagctgatggtgcccggcaatcaaaagatatagcatctggggtcttaaaggcttgaagataaacaagtggccatctagctcagaagcaacaaagcccacaacaaAGGctggtggaagaacacaccagccggtgtgatcacgaggttctgaagggatcagttatcaggcatcaaagaacaaaaaatcatatcattgccacacgcagccatctagctcagaagcaacaaagcccccatggaagaagcacaccagcctgtgcaatcacgaggtgttgaagagatcaggtataaggcatcaccaaaaaaaataccatagtgaatgaagggggaagtgcacagtggagacccaaagcccatttgtcagccactggagatcccctcacagaggggtctaggggagaagatgagtcggtcagtgtgtgatgtagtaccgatgaagaatacagctttcccccagattctggatgcttcctccccccaactaccatgatccgaattctaccttacaagactgggtagagcagaggttgtacactggtgcatataggagctggaggtacagggaatccagggtggatgataccttcaggaccatgggtgtgaggggtgatactgggagagtagagggtgagtgggttggtaagggggaacggaatacaaggatctacatgtgacgtcctccctgggggatggacaacagagaagggggtgaagggagatgccagataggacaagatatgacaaaacaataatctataaattatcaagggctcatcagggagggtggagcggggagggagggcaaaaaaaaaaaagaggacctgatgcaaagggcttaagtggagagcaaatgctttgaaaatgattagggcaaagaatgtacagatgtgcttaatacaattaatgtatgtatatgtatggattgtgataagagttgtaagagcccctaataaaatgtttaaaaagaaacaagggcAAATGGAAAGGCAAACACAGGGAAGATGCAGTTACATTGTGTggaatgcaatcaatgtcacaaatcaAAGTATGTATGAATTCTCCAGCATAAAACCAGTCTGCTTTGGTAACTTTTATCCAACTTacaaaaaaagttaaagaaaaaaattcattatgtTTCTATATACCatcaataaattatttgaaaaccaaaaaaaaaaaaaaccttggatgctttcttcatattttctttgtccttcatctttctccaaatgttTTTTGCGTCCTTTTTACTACTATTATGAACAGTGCgaatgaccctgtgaaagggtcattcaacgcgCCCCCCTCCAAGGtgttcgcgacccacaggttgagaactgcttttctaaggggagtccatcagctttcttctgcaaAAATATAAATGAATCGTCCTTCCTACACGTGATTAGTGGACTGGGATCCCAAAGGGGATTTCCATTTTGCTGGGACTTCTTATGATCAGCTAATTTCTATAGAGATGAATATGTGtctatctgccctaattttgttacaagctttaagtaaggagaaaattgttttagttaaaatgactaaatgaaatttATTAGACATAGAATTTCCTTTCATCTCTTCCGTCTGTGTTAACAATGGAGACTCTAAGACATTGTAACCAATCTCAGGGAACTTGCCAGGTTCCAAACcagtgaaactttaaaaaatcattttattgggagctcatacaactcttatcacaatccacacatacgtcaattgtgtaaagcacatttgtacatttgttgccctcatcatgttATGTAAACTTCAGCTGTTAGCTCTCAGCAAATCAAGAGCGCTCACTAGTTGGAGTGAGAACTTCTTAAACACAggataattttaaagactgatAAAATCTTAATAAATTTGCACAGCTGTTTTTGAACTAAGTTACCAAACAGACGTGTTTCCTTTAAGTTTCTCAGTAAgattacaggctcaattaagatGTATAGACCTTCAGGAGTTTTACATCgtaggattttacaatcttgcaatattctgtcttgattaAGTTCGCTCATTCCATGTTGGATTTAGGTGGGGTTAGTAGGTGGGTCTTAGACCCTCAGGAATGCCCTAAGGAAGAGACCCCATATCCCGaattggaaaaaaaacaacaaaacattttcctccaatttctaattccatgtgagggtgctgttgtttccccacaacagcattccaaaagaccccttgatccATAGGGTAGTCAGACCTCTCAGATGctttttcctgataggtatacacTTTAactctattattatttattaaccatggtatatcagattttattactgccctaatttcttcttcataatcctgatcaatactttcagtaacaatctgaactctatgagaatttaggttggacctTCCTaacaaacatcctatagttctcttATGTAGTGGACCCCAAgtactgctcttaataatttctggtttaattacatttttggcttctccccacacctttgaataacttcagtatcaatgtgaactacatcttaatgaagagaaagcccaaatccttaccatgggatcaatagaaaataccacaaaaagtggagataagattgaagctgtcaaggatttcacctgctcatgatctacaatcagtggtcatagaagaaatagacatatgatgcatttcattggacaaatcttATGAACATGATCTCTCCAAAGGTTAAAAATAATGTCTCTTTGATGACTAATATGTACTAGGCCCAAGTTATTTTACTTTCAACTATCTCATATGCCCCTGAATGTTGGACAACGAATGAGAAAGTTTAAAGGAGAaattatgtatttgaattatagtgctggtgaataatttgatagtGTGGTAGAGTGTCAATTACATCTTGGAAATGTACAGTTATAATGCTTCTTATAATGGAAATATGAGTATTTCATCTTAAGCATGTTGGACATCAGAAAGAGCaatccttggaaaaagacatcatgcttgataaagtataaggtcactaagaacaaacaaacaaacaaaaggatgaacttcGACAAGATAGAACATcatagtaactgcaacaaagaacTCAACTGGGCaaatgtgaggatgaagcaagactcatatgtgtttcattctgttttatctaATGTGGCTGCTTGTCTCAATAATTTGAAAGGACTGACCTAGCAAAATGTGATGCCTATTACAAGCATTTTGCTCAATTGTGAGCTAATGAAAGCATTACTTTTACAGATGGGAACCTGAAAAGGATACCATCTGATACCAATTTTATTTAATAGTGTGCTGAAAGTGTTAACTGCAGCTAtcaatcaaaaaataaaattaaggcaTCCAAAATGGCATCAAAGAAGTTAAGCTCTATAATTGCTGCTGATATCACTTGAAATATTAAAAGCCCCAAAGGACCTATGAGAAACATATTGCATCTAATTGAAAGGTTCAGCAATCTCATGTGTAGAAGTCAATGTAGAAAAAGAGTTTGAATCCTGTGTACTAGtatagaaagctctgaaaagggaatcaagaaaataataccatttacaacagccagtaggaaaatgaagcaccaCAGTCACCCCATGATGAGTACTCTTTGGTCTCAGTGGTTTaggtgcaacctatatggcaatgtccttgcttgatgttgtgccaggggagatggcttcagctttcaacactaaagggcacttgtatgtgcacacaattcacattcatgaatgtacttCTGGTCTGCAACAGGTACAACTAATAGGAAACCTAGTTAAcactaaagagccacacatgggGAAAGCAGAGCTGCACATCTGAAATGTGGTCTGGAGCCTGATGCTTAATGGTGGGTGTATCTCACCAAGCCGGCTAGCAGCTAGTCATGACTGATGCAGATGTATCCACTTACAAAcgacttcatagatgagatctgacaaaacaaagtctgaagaactaatactgaccattcaagg
It encodes:
- the LOC142427527 gene encoding lysine-specific demethylase 4D-like; its protein translation is MNSQDYRSQNSSLKIMTFRPTMEEFKDFNKYIAYMESQGAHRAGLAKIIPPKQWTARENYDDVDDILIASPVQQVTTGQTGVFLQYHKKKKSMTVEEYRHLANTDRYRTPTHRDVDDLERTYWKSRMYNSPIYGAGVCGSLFGENTEHWNLRHLGTIQDLLEQECGVVIKGINTPYLYFGLWQTTFTWHTEDMDLYSINYLHFGEPKTWYAVPPEHGAWLERLARELFPGSSSGCANFLRHKVALISPRVLRENGIPVGRITQGAGEFMVTFPYGYHAGFNHGFNCAEFINFATLRWVNYGKAASQCSCGEARVTFPMDAFVRILQPERYELWKHGRDRTSLDHVEPTALTSPEWTAWKVARTRAMVKGRLRSFKPRRARRRSLTLAADSGLGGCALVCPRPTTHSWADSSTVQPEDPTCMGCSPTGSSVSLLPTSVPSAQYLQASPKGTRTRRPRDSDAHQQSVKSRAKSHTASTFVHLPTQALHENQQSTDDSGPRRFEIQHAVKASGCCCDPDLQPLGPPTES